A genomic segment from Candidatus Omnitrophota bacterium encodes:
- a CDS encoding GNAT family N-acetyltransferase, whose amino-acid sequence FKDLLPSVILHACTNNPKDPRAFLRNLIKAQAEISKEPEFKDLLPSAILHACTSNPKDPRTFLRNLIKTQDGAVARQNFASSPGETDAVGHLRKAGPDETPERGDLEPGGPSRRFLKQPQQPKNDEVAPKGPSPEAHTIKKTVYGKTYELPKRVYDNVRLARTEDASDIDVLSKLIWHADGPSRAKFYEEEIENKRADVRKNIWVYCDDAGKVRGYIYATFFPGIKSASIWEIAVSKRMQGRHIAKALMFVAMEYMENVFSATKFDTWPLDESNKVITHLIEEFGFKYAGHEGLDGPAYYKADFTSYIEAKYEQEYKEFASAPVLPQAIRSIILARRSTRHFDQGKIPDKRTIKVLVDNSVATLSQRYDMEDIEVSIYDDPIIRQRLGTEIKGLRQEGELKKDVQPQPKDAPFSIVVSVRENALKADRGKTLSVAGMLIETILLSATSAGVDSLWISSFDELKAKEICGDMSSPFIPIAIIPLGYRSQDPRPPRRLPAEIRIKNETYSHSSGFDEEALLREARKVNKINGAVAAAEIGNSGNGELTAVLSDNPVYPKAINILSHRYGNAPPPELSNNGIDSALKGAIEAAQWAPSARNLQSTDFIIIKERDRIKNICKALAIDHSTIKAMMIPIGNIERLKLIGKTNSNNTSTEARARELFIYLDGGAATQNILFSLVSAGYSAEWIFKKDISGHIFKELGIPVDLHEYLGVITIKDVNVDKGTTQTGPLPLVDEKGDGHLRKAGPDETPERGDLEPGGPSRHFLKQPQQPKNDEVAPDTAVRVICSDGWDEGQTAEVAEFMVDEGLIEVGDKNAPRESLVTAAMAQLHPGLLNAQERRDTVFAALKGNKVAGCVKTSMDLDREGEVVETTLVDLYVGKDYRGDGVGKGLVAAAEDHLLKKGITAYMVTPEDTDEAQKFWKARIPGRSRSLDKNGRLVTSMVPLRWGIKYNISIPEIKIGNFEVQWPDIKSTMDETGQYITPEQERIVFHALHAKNLTLDQRNEIRYFIIEKYKWLIDVVIKKKMHIHGKQEKRDAREEGELGILRAIVTFDPKRGNRFSSYASFWIRSALQRSPLLEETIHKPAYLEELIKRYKDVRRKLWQELRRDPTLKEIASKLRVPLKIAKKIQAAASRMKSLDVFTRNPKARFEMRRNIVPAKEEDLKDISPEDIPGLLSCLDSREREVIEKRYRVGAKRDISYTRKEIGRALGVTEERVRQIEIKALWKMQKQAKAMSLVANPDNNGNGNNGNEKLRPRMTKDKAPSDMPLGARFAVTPEDWLGSKDKHSATQPEKLHRGPRADQPLNGIGAVGPIKPEDESADGVTPKAADTILPSGRGNGPQNMAGVSQGDTSPRSTKMLEMEINGKPYAMAAITKGHKANYIDLLDAIAEEFGHETGRLLQRNSTIKIVRGGEEYFMQNTGIDGRVLGYFSLLKAGDSITIVNGKRRGVPTIHFLRNIVDTKELTQNMIEGILSALFSNKEVTLAFNKKLKGLESAELRAMMAQLNKWKEATARKNPKMRELLSRFRAFEYDDLKTELNKRGIDANAENSLIFNYAPKPENEPLDSPGSAIRPVYIIEQEESFAENYYYPLLEMVTISVAKELLQWNDAELRAALAASNIDTEFFGIDPVIDEKTGILIFKVLPKMERYDNNSRIDRYTRLLQFIRSA is encoded by the coding sequence AGTTTAAGGACCTACTGCCTTCAGTCATTCTGCATGCTTGCACAAACAATCCCAAAGACCCTCGCGCATTCTTAAGAAACCTGATCAAAGCGCAAGCTGAGATATCGAAAGAACCTGAGTTTAAGGACCTACTGCCTTCAGCCATTCTGCATGCTTGCACAAGTAATCCCAAAGATCCCCGCACATTCTTGAGAAACCTGATCAAGACGCAAGATGGTGCTGTCGCGCGGCAGAATTTTGCATCAAGCCCGGGAGAGACGGACGCTGTTGGCCATTTGCGTAAAGCGGGACCTGATGAAACACCGGAACGGGGCGACCTGGAGCCGGGTGGGCCCAGCCGCCGTTTTCTGAAACAACCCCAACAACCTAAGAACGATGAGGTGGCACCAAAAGGACCATCCCCGGAAGCACACACAATTAAAAAGACCGTTTATGGGAAAACATATGAGTTGCCGAAAAGAGTATATGACAATGTACGCCTGGCACGGACTGAAGATGCGAGTGATATTGATGTTCTCTCCAAACTGATTTGGCATGCTGACGGGCCTAGCCGCGCGAAATTCTACGAAGAAGAGATAGAAAATAAGAGAGCTGATGTCAGAAAGAATATTTGGGTATATTGTGATGACGCCGGCAAGGTGCGGGGATACATATATGCAACGTTTTTCCCGGGCATTAAATCGGCGTCTATTTGGGAAATTGCAGTTTCCAAAAGAATGCAGGGGCGGCATATTGCAAAGGCGCTTATGTTTGTAGCTATGGAATACATGGAGAACGTTTTTTCAGCTACAAAATTCGATACTTGGCCGCTTGATGAGAGTAATAAAGTAATCACGCATCTGATCGAAGAATTTGGATTTAAATATGCTGGGCATGAAGGTCTGGACGGGCCGGCTTATTATAAAGCCGATTTTACCAGTTATATAGAGGCCAAATATGAGCAGGAATATAAAGAATTTGCGAGTGCTCCTGTTTTGCCCCAGGCAATTCGATCCATTATTCTTGCCAGAAGGTCAACTCGGCATTTTGATCAAGGCAAGATACCGGATAAAAGGACCATAAAAGTATTAGTGGATAATTCGGTGGCGACTTTGTCGCAGCGCTATGATATGGAGGATATTGAGGTATCTATATATGACGACCCAATTATTCGGCAAAGACTTGGCACCGAGATTAAAGGCTTGCGACAAGAAGGAGAATTAAAAAAAGATGTCCAGCCGCAGCCTAAAGATGCTCCTTTTTCTATCGTAGTTTCCGTAAGAGAAAATGCTCTAAAAGCCGATAGGGGCAAAACGCTATCCGTTGCTGGCATGCTCATTGAGACTATATTGTTGTCCGCTACATCTGCAGGAGTTGACTCGCTATGGATCAGCAGCTTCGATGAGTTAAAAGCAAAAGAGATATGCGGTGATATGTCTTCACCGTTCATACCGATTGCAATAATTCCTCTTGGATATAGGTCACAAGACCCGAGGCCTCCCAGGCGGCTGCCTGCCGAAATCAGGATAAAAAATGAAACATATTCTCACAGCTCAGGTTTTGATGAAGAAGCATTGCTGAGGGAGGCGAGAAAAGTAAATAAAATAAATGGTGCTGTTGCTGCGGCAGAGATTGGTAATAGCGGGAATGGTGAATTAACGGCTGTTTTATCGGATAATCCGGTATATCCTAAAGCAATAAATATATTATCTCACAGATATGGCAATGCGCCGCCACCGGAACTTTCAAACAATGGCATTGATAGTGCTTTAAAGGGAGCAATAGAGGCAGCGCAGTGGGCGCCGTCAGCACGGAATCTCCAATCTACGGATTTTATTATAATAAAAGAAAGGGATCGGATAAAAAATATTTGCAAGGCTCTTGCAATAGACCATTCCACCATAAAAGCTATGATGATACCTATAGGAAACATAGAAAGACTCAAGTTAATAGGTAAAACTAACTCGAATAATACGAGTACAGAGGCGCGTGCGAGAGAATTATTTATATATCTTGACGGAGGCGCCGCAACACAAAATATTCTATTTTCTCTTGTTTCAGCGGGATATTCGGCGGAATGGATATTTAAAAAAGATATAAGCGGCCATATATTTAAAGAACTCGGCATACCTGTGGATCTTCACGAATATTTAGGGGTTATTACTATTAAAGATGTAAATGTGGACAAAGGTACCACCCAGACCGGGCCGCTTCCTTTAGTTGATGAAAAAGGCGACGGCCATTTGCGTAAAGCGGGACCTGATGAAACACCGGAACGGGGCGACCTGGAGCCGGGTGGGCCCAGCCGCCATTTTCTGAAACAACCCCAACAACCTAAGAACGATGAGGTGGCTCCGGACACGGCCGTGCGTGTAATCTGTAGTGACGGATGGGACGAGGGTCAAACAGCAGAAGTGGCGGAATTTATGGTGGATGAGGGATTGATAGAAGTTGGAGATAAAAACGCTCCCAGAGAAAGTCTCGTCACGGCAGCGATGGCTCAACTGCATCCGGGCCTGCTGAATGCGCAGGAAAGAAGAGATACTGTTTTTGCTGCGCTTAAAGGAAATAAAGTCGCAGGTTGTGTTAAAACTTCTATGGATTTGGATCGCGAGGGAGAAGTTGTTGAAACTACACTCGTGGATTTGTATGTAGGTAAAGACTATAGGGGAGATGGGGTGGGGAAGGGATTAGTAGCCGCGGCGGAGGATCATTTACTTAAGAAAGGCATAACAGCATATATGGTTACTCCGGAGGATACCGACGAAGCGCAGAAATTTTGGAAGGCTCGCATTCCGGGAAGATCCCGATCTCTTGATAAAAACGGAAGACTGGTTACCAGTATGGTCCCACTGCGTTGGGGCATAAAATATAATATCAGTATCCCTGAAATTAAGATAGGGAATTTCGAAGTGCAATGGCCCGATATTAAAAGTACCATGGATGAAACAGGGCAATATATTACACCGGAGCAGGAAAGAATCGTTTTCCATGCCCTTCATGCGAAGAATCTTACTCTGGATCAAAGGAATGAGATCCGTTATTTTATCATTGAGAAATATAAGTGGCTGATCGATGTGGTCATCAAGAAGAAGATGCATATACACGGCAAGCAGGAAAAGAGAGATGCCCGCGAGGAGGGAGAGCTGGGCATATTGCGCGCTATAGTTACGTTTGATCCCAAAAGAGGCAATAGGTTTTCCAGCTACGCCAGCTTTTGGATACGCAGTGCGCTTCAGAGATCGCCTCTCCTGGAAGAAACAATCCATAAGCCCGCATATTTAGAAGAATTAATAAAGAGATATAAAGATGTGCGGAGAAAATTATGGCAAGAGTTGAGGCGCGATCCGACATTAAAGGAAATTGCGTCCAAACTAAGGGTGCCATTAAAAATAGCAAAGAAGATTCAGGCTGCTGCATCCAGGATGAAATCTCTCGATGTTTTTACGCGCAATCCAAAAGCAAGATTCGAGATGCGCAGAAATATTGTGCCGGCAAAAGAGGAAGATTTAAAGGATATTTCACCGGAAGATATTCCCGGCCTTTTAAGCTGCCTGGATTCCCGCGAAAGAGAGGTTATCGAAAAGCGTTATCGTGTGGGAGCGAAAAGAGATATTTCTTATACCCGGAAAGAGATCGGGCGTGCCTTAGGGGTGACAGAGGAGCGCGTCCGTCAGATTGAAATAAAAGCATTGTGGAAGATGCAGAAACAGGCAAAGGCGATGAGTCTGGTAGCGAATCCGGATAACAATGGAAATGGGAATAATGGAAATGAAAAACTCAGACCACGCATGACAAAAGACAAGGCGCCCTCTGATATGCCGCTGGGCGCAAGGTTCGCCGTCACTCCGGAAGATTGGCTTGGATCAAAGGACAAGCATAGCGCCACCCAACCGGAGAAATTGCATAGAGGCCCGCGGGCTGACCAGCCGCTCAACGGCATCGGCGCAGTCGGGCCGATAAAACCGGAAGACGAGAGTGCTGATGGGGTGACGCCAAAAGCAGCGGATACCATTTTACCCTCCGGGAGGGGAAATGGTCCACAAAATATGGCTGGAGTGTCCCAAGGTGACACGTCCCCGCGGTCAACGAAGATGCTGGAAATGGAAATTAATGGCAAACCTTACGCTATGGCAGCAATAACAAAGGGCCATAAGGCCAATTATATCGACTTGTTGGATGCGATAGCCGAAGAATTTGGTCATGAGACTGGCAGGCTGCTTCAACGGAATAGCACGATTAAGATAGTCAGGGGTGGGGAAGAATATTTTATGCAAAACACAGGAATAGACGGTAGAGTGCTTGGATATTTTTCATTACTGAAAGCAGGTGACTCTATAACTATAGTTAATGGAAAAAGAAGGGGGGTTCCCACTATTCACTTTTTGCGCAATATTGTCGATACAAAAGAGTTGACACAGAACATGATCGAAGGAATATTGTCCGCGCTCTTCTCGAACAAGGAAGTTACACTTGCTTTTAACAAAAAACTTAAAGGATTAGAGTCCGCCGAGTTAAGGGCGATGATGGCACAATTAAACAAATGGAAGGAAGCGACAGCACGAAAAAATCCTAAAATGAGGGAACTATTATCCAGGTTTAGAGCTTTTGAATATGATGACCTCAAAACAGAGCTCAACAAACGCGGCATAGATGCTAATGCCGAAAATAGCCTTATTTTCAATTATGCGCCAAAACCTGAAAATGAGCCGTTAGATAGCCCCGGCTCTGCCATACGGCCCGTATATATTATTGAACAGGAAGAAAGTTTCGCGGAAAATTATTATTATCCGTTATTGGAAATGGTGACTATTTCTGTGGCAAAAGAGTTGCTGCAGTGGAACGACGCAGAACTTCGCGCCGCATTGGCCGCATCAAATATCGATACGGAATTTTTCGGTATAGACCCGGTTATAGATGAAAAGACCGGCATTCTGATATTCAAGGTCCTGCCTAAGATGGAGCGATACGATAACAACAGCCGCATCGACCGCTACACACGCCTCCTGCAATTCATCCGCTCAGCCTAA
- a CDS encoding type II toxin-antitoxin system Phd/YefM family antitoxin — protein sequence MVRTITTREFRTHLADVLNDVVKRFDRYVISKRGKPEAILMCVDDYEGWLETIEIMSSKKVLKDIEAAKRELRQGKGYSFDEVFSRVRHNAKRRHS from the coding sequence ATGGTAAGAACAATTACGACAAGGGAATTCAGGACGCATCTGGCAGACGTGCTTAATGATGTGGTGAAACGCTTTGACAGGTATGTAATATCGAAGCGCGGCAAGCCGGAAGCCATATTGATGTGCGTCGATGATTACGAAGGGTGGCTCGAGACTATAGAAATAATGTCTTCAAAAAAAGTGCTTAAGGATATTGAAGCCGCAAAAAGAGAGTTGCGCCAGGGCAAAGGTTATAGCTTTGACGAGGTATTTAGCAGGGTGCGCCATAATGCTAAAAGGCGACATTCGTGA
- a CDS encoding type II toxin-antitoxin system RelE/ParE family toxin, which translates to MSRYTIIIAPRAKKEIERLQPNIKERIGNALLLLAGDPFIGKALKADLEGLYSYRVGDYRIIYDIIRRSLIIQVLKVMHRREVYR; encoded by the coding sequence GTGAGTCGGTATACTATAATAATAGCTCCGCGCGCTAAGAAAGAAATCGAGAGGCTTCAGCCGAATATTAAAGAGCGTATAGGTAACGCATTATTGTTATTGGCTGGAGATCCCTTTATAGGCAAAGCCCTTAAAGCGGATCTGGAAGGGCTCTATTCATATAGAGTAGGAGATTACAGGATAATTTATGACATTATCCGCCGTTCGCTTATTATTCAAGTTCTCAAGGTAATGCATCGTCGAGAAGTCTATCGCTGA
- the thpR gene encoding RNA 2',3'-cyclic phosphodiesterase has product MRAFIAIELSEEIRSSLSQIQSHLKYSGADVKWVEKDNIHLTLKFLGEITEEKCEKIKSILDEIGRSLRPFEINIKNIGAFPKIDHPRVIWVGLDKGAKESVEVAGKIDEELYKIGFEKESRPFTAHLTIGRVRSSKNKDALKQKLTAYSLQLTAETQLISSVIFFQSKLSPKGSIYTKLYEAKFQR; this is encoded by the coding sequence ATGCGAGCATTCATAGCTATAGAGCTATCCGAAGAAATCCGCTCATCCCTCTCCCAAATACAATCACACCTGAAATATTCCGGAGCCGATGTAAAGTGGGTCGAAAAGGACAATATCCATCTTACCTTGAAGTTCCTTGGAGAGATAACGGAAGAAAAGTGCGAAAAGATCAAGTCCATCCTCGACGAAATAGGCAGATCCTTAAGACCCTTTGAGATAAATATTAAAAACATCGGCGCATTCCCAAAAATAGATCATCCTCGCGTAATATGGGTGGGCCTTGATAAAGGCGCGAAAGAATCAGTGGAAGTTGCCGGAAAGATTGATGAAGAACTATATAAGATAGGCTTCGAGAAAGAATCCCGCCCCTTCACCGCGCACTTAACAATCGGAAGAGTCCGTTCTTCGAAGAACAAAGATGCGTTGAAACAAAAGCTTACAGCTTACAGCCTACAGCTTACGGCTGAAACACAGCTAATTTCATCTGTTATATTCTTCCAAAGCAAACTCTCGCCAAAGGGTTCGATCTATACAAAACTTTACGAGGCAAAATTTCAGCGATAG
- a CDS encoding CinA family protein, whose product MSSEIDVGKILRKKKLTLAIAESCTGGLISDRITNVAGSSAYFLCGVVAYSNGIKENLLGVSFRHCERPKGAKPACPAGRQSQKCDAVSKDVAIEMARGVRLLAGTDIGIGVTGIAGPGGGTRSKPVGLVYIALVMDKKQVVKKFRFKGSRQNVKFQASEAALDLICEHS is encoded by the coding sequence ATGAGTTCCGAAATTGATGTCGGGAAAATCCTGCGAAAAAAGAAGCTGACTCTCGCCATAGCCGAATCCTGCACCGGCGGTTTGATATCCGACCGGATAACAAATGTAGCCGGAAGCTCCGCTTACTTTTTGTGCGGTGTGGTTGCATATTCTAATGGTATAAAGGAGAACCTTCTCGGCGTTTCTTTCCGTCATTGCGAGCGACCGAAGGGAGCGAAGCCTGCCTGTCCGGCAGGCAGGCAATCTCAAAAATGCGATGCTGTCTCTAAGGATGTAGCGATCGAGATGGCCCGGGGCGTGCGTCTTTTGGCCGGCACGGATATCGGCATTGGCGTGACTGGTATTGCAGGGCCGGGAGGCGGTACAAGATCAAAGCCTGTAGGTTTGGTTTATATAGCTTTGGTAATGGATAAAAAACAGGTTGTGAAAAAGTTTCGTTTCAAGGGGTCGAGGCAGAATGTTAAATTCCAGGCATCGGAAGCAGCATTGGATCTGATATGCGAGCATTCATAG
- a CDS encoding four helix bundle protein — translation MKEQKFRKLEVWKKAMDFVENIYKFTNSFPVSELYGLTSQLRRAATSLALNIAEGSGSGSDNEFNRFLNMSLRSSYEVMCGIEIVKKLGYVSGGEADDLSKKCDEISAMIGGLKKKLMAESR, via the coding sequence ATGAAAGAACAAAAATTTAGAAAATTAGAAGTTTGGAAGAAAGCAATGGATTTTGTAGAAAATATTTATAAATTTACTAATAGTTTCCCTGTGTCTGAACTGTATGGACTGACAAGTCAATTGAGGAGGGCTGCAACCTCTTTAGCTCTTAATATAGCGGAGGGTAGTGGGTCTGGGTCAGATAATGAATTTAACAGGTTTCTTAATATGTCTCTGCGGTCATCTTATGAAGTTATGTGTGGGATTGAGATAGTGAAGAAGCTTGGCTATGTCAGCGGTGGAGAAGCGGACGATCTAAGTAAAAAATGTGATGAGATTTCCGCTATGATTGGCGGGTTAAAGAAAAAGCTGATGGCTGAGAGCCGATAG
- the recA gene encoding recombinase RecA: MVKAKEKVKEEVRTEIREYKSITQEQKSKALEMALDHIEKQYGKGAIMKLDPNFKIDVPVIPTGSIAIDLALGVGGVPRGRVIEIFGPESSGKTTLTLSIIANAQKMGGQAAFIDAEHAFDATYAKKIGVNLDNLLMSQPDTGEQALDIAETLVKSNAVDVVVIDSVAALTPRAEIEGDIGDSHVGLQARLMSHALRKLSGSISKSKTCVIFINQIREKIGVMFGNPETTPGGRALKFYSSVRIDLRRIASLKKGEEAVGNRVRASIVKNKVAAPFRKAEFDIMFDEGISKAGSILDMAETLEVTKKSGAWVLYGEDKLGQGKENARVFLKENPKVLAKIEKEILEKALK; the protein is encoded by the coding sequence ATGGTAAAGGCTAAGGAAAAGGTAAAGGAAGAGGTAAGAACCGAGATCAGGGAGTATAAAAGCATTACGCAAGAACAGAAGTCGAAGGCGTTGGAGATGGCCCTGGACCACATAGAAAAGCAGTACGGCAAGGGCGCGATAATGAAGCTGGATCCAAATTTTAAGATCGACGTACCTGTTATACCGACCGGCTCTATAGCTATTGACCTGGCGCTCGGTGTGGGAGGGGTTCCGCGCGGCCGCGTAATAGAGATATTCGGGCCGGAATCGAGCGGCAAGACCACGTTAACCTTAAGTATAATCGCGAATGCCCAGAAGATGGGCGGGCAGGCCGCATTTATTGACGCGGAGCATGCTTTTGACGCTACTTATGCGAAAAAGATAGGCGTCAATTTGGACAATCTTCTGATGTCTCAGCCGGATACAGGTGAACAGGCCCTCGACATAGCGGAGACTCTCGTAAAGTCGAATGCTGTGGATGTGGTAGTCATAGATTCTGTCGCGGCGCTTACGCCGAGAGCCGAGATAGAAGGTGATATAGGTGATTCTCATGTAGGTTTGCAGGCGCGTTTGATGAGCCACGCTTTGAGAAAATTATCCGGTTCAATATCAAAGTCCAAGACCTGTGTAATATTCATAAACCAGATAAGGGAGAAGATAGGGGTTATGTTCGGTAACCCTGAGACCACACCGGGCGGAAGAGCCTTGAAGTTCTATTCTTCCGTCAGGATAGATCTAAGGCGCATCGCCTCGCTTAAAAAAGGCGAGGAAGCTGTCGGCAATCGCGTGAGAGCATCCATTGTGAAGAATAAAGTCGCGGCCCCCTTCAGAAAAGCCGAGTTTGATATAATGTTCGATGAAGGTATCTCAAAGGCCGGCAGCATACTCGATATGGCCGAAACTCTTGAGGTGACGAAGAAAAGCGGCGCATGGGTGCTTTACGGAGAAGATAAATTGGGCCAGGGCAAGGAAAATGCCAGGGTGTTCCTAAAAGAGAATCCGAAGGTTTTAGCGAAGATAGAGAAAGAGATACTCGAAAAGGCGTTGAAGTAA
- a CDS encoding regulatory protein RecX translates to MDEKILARAKNNAYALLRQRPRSEYEIRSRLKLKGYDKDVIEDVVSLLKRIGDIDDNKFAHIWMESRMRMNPMGEVVLKYELKEKGVSDSIIEATLAQRREKYDEYEVAFDMAKERFERFKKLDRQKAAKRVYDFLVRRGFKYDVIRRIIEDLR, encoded by the coding sequence TTGGACGAAAAGATACTTGCCAGGGCCAAGAATAACGCTTATGCGCTATTGCGGCAGAGACCGCGCAGTGAATACGAAATACGTAGCCGCCTTAAGCTAAAGGGCTATGACAAGGATGTGATAGAAGATGTCGTCAGCCTTCTTAAGCGCATAGGCGATATAGACGACAATAAGTTCGCTCATATATGGATGGAGTCGCGCATGCGGATGAATCCTATGGGCGAAGTCGTCCTTAAGTATGAGTTGAAAGAAAAAGGCGTAAGCGATTCTATTATAGAAGCCACCTTAGCTCAAAGGCGCGAAAAGTATGATGAATACGAGGTGGCTTTTGACATGGCAAAAGAGCGGTTCGAGCGGTTTAAAAAGCTCGACAGACAGAAGGCCGCTAAGCGCGTATATGATTTTCTTGTGCGACGCGGTTTTAAGTACGATGTTATCAGAAGAATTATAGAAGATTTACGATGA